The DNA window AACAGAAGCCCATTGCCAAGAATTCAATCAGACAGGACTTTGTGAGAACCTTCCCTCTCGCAACTACACTTACTACTTCCCTTTGCCTCTTTTGCCAGACGTTCAATCCTCAACCAAGCTAACTGGTTCTTGCCTCGATGCATAGTTGGACGTTCACCATGGCTTCGCATCAGCAAGATCAAACTGGGACGACCCCGAGTTGGCGAAGCGGGCCAGAGATGCCTATAAAGTGATGGAAAAGTTTTTCCACGATACTCTGTAGCCTTTTCTAAGGTTATTTATAAGAATCCTTTCACGTTTCTTTGACTCTTGGCTAAAATCACACTTATATTCTTCAACCCAAATCGAATACATATACTATATTTCTTCCAGACTTCCGTGTAAGCTCTTTCAGCATACAATTGGCTATACTGCTTGATTGGTTAGCCTTTCTGTCATATGCCGgataacgtaattcccaagcgagtgggccagccgaaaacaccatagtaaatgcatcATATTTacaactcgatatttcaacaaccacaagttaattttatttgattattgGCATGGTAGTTTTAATAGACATGAAAAAATGTATAAATAGCTCTCAATCAAAATTTAGAAAATATTTCCTTgcattaccaaaaaatacagCTACGGATGCGACAAATATATGTTTCTAAACAGCAGAATATGTTATACTTTTTAAATCCCATAGATAGGCTACgtatgatccaaaaagtaCTACTATGTAATAAAATTTCATTTTAAGCTATTTttgttgagatattgagtTGTAAAATATTccatttactatggtgtttcggctggcccactcgcttgggaattacgttataTGCTTTTGAAATGTGTACGTGATTCGGCTTCCTCCTCAGCTACCATTCCCAGCGTGAAGTGTCTTTATCcccgtcgtcatcgtccCGTCTATATGAAGGGTCCGGTTTAGCGAGCTCCCACATCGCTATCCACTTGGGACCTAACTCGATCGGGAGTTTCGGCTTGCCGGCCTTGCAGAATTGCCCGACGAAGTAGCTACAAGACATCAGTCAGTAAGCAAGCTCGCCGGGATGATGTGGCAAGTACATGCAGTGTCTGTGTCTCTCCGTGCCAGACTAAACTACTTGCTCTGGTCACATTGGGGTACCACCCGTTCTCAATTAGCTTGCTAGATCGTCGACAATAGTTGGATTCAGTGATAGATAGAGAATGAACATCGACTTACGGAAGAGCCTTAACAAAGGCTGCGCGGACTTTTCTCCCTTTCGTATCTTTCAAGACCCCAAAATGGACCAGCGCCATTGCTATCTCCCAGGCGTAACCCTGGAACGATCTCCCACACAAGCCAGATGATAAACCCACCAGGGACTAACCCGGACCGATCCTGAGTACCATTCTTGTACCCGATGAGCTTGGGTGTATTACTTGAGCGTTTTTGAGTGAGGTCCAGATGGGCGATCAAATCAGGCGGGGTTCATGTTGTGGCCTGTCGGCCTCTGGTATCCGCATCATCCATTTCAGTTTTATGATGGGGAACTTGAATGTAGACTCGCATAAAGGCTTTTTTGCACGTGCTTTTGGATCGCAGCATAGGAATTTGGCTGAGCCGAAAGAACGGACGCCGGAGTAATCGTGTTCCTCCTTGTCGACCTGAAAGTCACGCTCGCTCAGCTTCTCGAGGATCTTCCACTGGGAAGAGAGGGGTTTATCAAGAGTGATAATAGTTCCAGGTTGATGCCCCTAAGGAACCAGGTCGAGAATGAGGATGACATTGGAGCTGTTTGGGTTTTCTGGGTGGTGGGGTATAGAAGGAGAGTTAAGGTGAGGCTCTCATGTGGGTCAGCTCGGGTGGCAGCACCGGAACACGTGCTGAGCCGTTTACTAAGCGGGGGCATAGTGCGGGCGGAGTCTGGCCTTGTTCAGTATGACTCTCTAGATCTGCCAAATCCTGCGCCTCTCTAATGACAGACGGTCTCCGCCACAGTAGTGCAGTGGCACACAGATAGAAATCAACGGACCATGCTGGGCGGCTGAGACTAATATAAAGGGCCGTGCTCTCCCATCACTTCAAAGCATCTTTATCACCCCTCCTCAGCTCAATCACTCTCGTCACCATGGGCAAAGATAAAAAGCAAAAGGAAAAGCGGCAGATCCCGCTAGACCAACTGCCACTTGAGAAGAGACTGCACGCCACCGTATACAACGCAGACGATTGCAACGCCGCAATCCACGGAGAGCGAGTCCCAGTTGCTTTGGGTCTTGAAGTCTCGCGTCTCTGTGTCATTCACGGCATccgccatcaccatggctTTGCTCAAGATCTCCGCGGGGTCATCCCAGAGTTTACGCGCGCTTTAAACGCTCGCGATATCATGAGTGGCATCATTCCTGAAATGAATAATCCCGAAGACGTACCCTACTGTATCTGGCATCCTGATGTTCCGAGTCAGGAGACACTTCGAGCCCTGATTCAGCGCTATCCCCATCTGGTTTATCACGCCGCGTGGGCCTGTGCGATCGCCGGCTATATCGATGTATATAAGGAGCTTGACGTTCTTCCGGAAGTTCACGTAGCAGAGGAGGCTAGTTATGCTTgtgcagagagaaaaaatgaAGGCAGTGAGGCCATCTATCAACTCATTGTGTCGCAACATGTGAAATTTGCTGTCTTCAATGACTACAACCGAACAGTGGACATTTCTAACCCCCGCGTTGCATCATGTAATGGCAACACCGCGGTTTACTCAAGTCTTGCGGCTCGACAGGCACATAAAAAGCCTCGCGTCAAACCGCACGATACTTCTCACTACTTCAATACTACCGAGGATTGGGGTATCGATGACCACGATTGTGATGCGCCCCCGCCACCAGGGGATTATCTCCCGCTTTTGTATGGACCGCTGCCCGTCGACCTTCCGCCAGTGGACAAGAGCAGACTCATTCAGGTCGCCGCATACACAGGCGACATCGATCGCTATACGCGTTTGCGACGACCCCAGATGATAGAAGATGAATTCTTGTGTGTGATTCGTGGAATCTATCATAACGTCTTCTGGGCCAAATGGTGGAGCTCACAAATCCCCGAAACCTTCGGGAATGAGTTTGGGAATGGCCGCAATAAAAGAATACGATGCGCTATCAATGCAAGGCGTATTATGAGCGACGATGTTACTTGGGTCACTGATAGTACTCCCGATGGTTTACTGCCGTGCAATATCTGGTGGCCCGCGGTGGCTTCTCCTGAAACATATGAGAGACTCGCTCGTAAGAGACCCGTCATGCTTGAAAGATGCCTGAGGGCCTGTATTGCAGCGGATTACCAGGAGATGTGGGACAAGTTATTGGTGTCATCATCCAGCGAGCTTGCTACGTCTGAAAATATCGCAACAGAAAGCACGACAGGCAACGAGACTCAAGATTTGAAGCTTCAGCGACTCTCTCAGATGGCTACTACTGCACTTTTGATGGAGGCCGAACAATCGACCAATGATCATTATCTACGGGACATACAGGCGGCTATGCCCGACAAAGTCGAGGCCCTGGGACACTGCCGCATTTATGATTTCACCTGGGAGAGCCACATCTCTGCGAAATTCCTGTACTCGCCAGGCTCAGACGGGTATAGGCTGCTCGATAGAAATGATCCGGTTCGGCTGGGAAATAACGAAGGTGCGTATGATGGGCTTTGGGCAAAGCTTCAGCATGTGGACTTTGCTGTTTTTGTGAGGGATGTCATTGGACTGGATCACAAGATatggaaggagaagggagagagggagtcGGGATCAGAATATATCACGATGGGTGAGCTGTAcgaggcc is part of the Penicillium psychrofluorescens genome assembly, chromosome: 4 genome and encodes:
- a CDS encoding uncharacterized protein (ID:PFLUO_006334-T1.cds;~source:funannotate); the encoded protein is MGKDKKQKEKRQIPLDQLPLEKRLHATVYNADDCNAAIHGERVPVALGLEVSRLCVIHGIRHHHGFAQDLRGVIPEFTRALNARDIMSGIIPEMNNPEDVPYCIWHPDVPSQETLRALIQRYPHLVYHAAWACAIAGYIDVYKELDVLPEVHVAEEASYACAERKNEGSEAIYQLIVSQHVKFAVFNDYNRTVDISNPRVASCNGNTAVYSSLAARQAHKKPRVKPHDTSHYFNTTEDWGIDDHDCDAPPPPGDYLPLLYGPLPVDLPPVDKSRLIQVAAYTGDIDRYTRLRRPQMIEDEFLCVIRGIYHNVFWAKWWSSQIPETFGNEFGNGRNKRIRCAINARRIMSDDVTWVTDSTPDGLLPCNIWWPAVASPETYERLARKRPVMLERCLRACIAADYQEMWDKLLVSSSSELATSENIATESTTGNETQDLKLQRLSQMATTALLMEAEQSTNDHYLRDIQAAMPDKVEALGHCRIYDFTWESHISAKFLYSPGSDGYRLLDRNDPVRLGNNEGAYDGLWAKLQHVDFAVFVRDVIGLDHKIWKEKGERESGSEYITMGELYEALEADKTLA